Within Nostoc edaphicum CCNP1411, the genomic segment ATCGCGGTGGCTGAGAAATCCCTCCGTGAACAATCGCCTTAGTTCGTCTTGGGTTAATATTTTGCCTTGTCCGTTGCCGCTAACCTTCATGTTTTCTACTTTCTAGGGGATTACACGTTTCTCGCAAAACGTGTAATCCCCTAGAAAGTAGAATATATGAAGGTTAGCGGCAACGGACAAGGCAAAATATTAACCCAAGAGGAATTGAGGCGATTGTTCACCGAGGGATTTCTCAGCCCACGCGATCGCGCTCTGTTTGGCATCTGCCTGTTTACTGGTTGTCGCGTATCAGAAGCGTTGGCCCTCAAAAAGACTGATATCAAATCAGGAACCATCACTTTCCGAAAATGTACCACGAAAGGCAAGTACAAAACACGGATTGTAGACATTCCACCAGCACTATCCGCAATACTGGCTGACTACCAACCGAAAATCGGGGTAATGTTCCCAGGTATGCGCGGCGTAACTGAACGCCTGACCCGATTCATGGCAGACAAAATTCTAAGAGATGCCTGCAAGCGGATTGGTGTAGAGGGAGTCAGCACCCATTCGTTTAGGCGAACTGCCCTCACGCAGATGTCCAGCGCGGGAATACCTTTGAGAACTATTCAGGAAATATCTGGTCACAGTGACCTGGGAACGTTACAGCGTTATCTGGAGGTAACACCAGAGCAGAAGCGAAAGGCTGTTTCGGTGATTGGGTTTTAGTGTTGGTTCAGTAAGATAATCTAATCAAAGCTGCTGCTGGTTTAATTAGCTATGCTCAGAAAAATTGATAAGAATATTTGGATCGCCGAGCAACCGTTAAGGTATTTTGGATTGAGTGTTGGTACAAGAATGACGGTAATTCGTTTCAATAATGGTGAATTAGCTGTTATCTCTCCGATCCAAGTTGACAACAAAACTACTGAGCAACTCAATCAGCTTGGAAATGTTAAGTATATTATTGCCCCAAATCTTTTTCACTATCTGTTCTTATCTAACTTTAAGGCTCTCTATCCTCAAGCAGAAGTCTATGCTGTATCAGAATTGAACGTCAAAAGACCTGAGATATCTATTGATCAAGCATTAGAGGATAATGACGAAAATCTTTTAGGTGAACTTGAATTTTTCTTATTTGA encodes:
- a CDS encoding tyrosine-type recombinase/integrase, which codes for MKVSGNGQGKILTQEELRRLFTEGFLSPRDRALFGICLFTGCRVSEALALKKTDIKSGTITFRKCTTKGKYKTRIVDIPPALSAILADYQPKIGVMFPGMRGVTERLTRFMADKILRDACKRIGVEGVSTHSFRRTALTQMSSAGIPLRTIQEISGHSDLGTLQRYLEVTPEQKRKAVSVIGF
- a CDS encoding DUF4336 domain-containing protein, translating into MLRKIDKNIWIAEQPLRYFGLSVGTRMTVIRFNNGELAVISPIQVDNKTTEQLNQLGNVKYIIAPNLFHYLFLSNFKALYPQAEVYAVSELNVKRPEISIDQALEDNDENLLGELEFFLFEGFKTFLPSGALPLNEYVFFHAESQTLILTDTAFYFDESFPMSTKLVSKIMGGYKKLRPSLLEQLATQEKVLVKKSVQKVLQWDFKRVIVAHGSIVEHDAKKQFKEGYEWFLGESL